A single genomic interval of Rosistilla ulvae harbors:
- a CDS encoding DUF1254 domain-containing protein has protein sequence MKQKFITTLVSAVAVLALSPIGQAQDVTPEEARAIAKEAYIYGFPLVDSYRIQYAYFVDKDSKSYKAPWNQLKNIPEVYTPADTAIQTPNSDTPYSFVGLDLRAEPIVISVPKIEKSRYYSVQFIDAYTFNFAYVGSRATGNDAGSFLIAGPSWKGEKPAGIKQVIRSETDFDMVLFRTQLFNPADLENVKKIQAQYKVQPLSAFLGTSAPAAAPAVDWVKPLTEEEEKSSLEFFNVLNFVLGYCPVDPTEVELRKRFARIGVEGGKRFDPAKLSPEMKDAIEMGRIDAWEAFAGDVKLLEVGKITSGDCFGTREYMKNNYLYRWVATIGIYGNSKQEAMYPVYRVDSAGEPLRGENRYTLHFANGEYPPVKAFWSLTMYELPQSLLVANPINRYLINSPMLPELKKDADGGLTIYIQHESPGKELEANWLPAPKGPFAMYMRLYWPAEAALDGSWTAPKLKMMK, from the coding sequence ATGAAACAAAAATTCATCACCACCCTCGTGTCGGCCGTGGCCGTCCTCGCGCTTTCCCCGATCGGGCAGGCACAAGACGTCACGCCGGAAGAAGCTCGCGCTATCGCCAAGGAAGCCTACATCTACGGATTCCCGTTGGTGGATAGCTATCGGATCCAGTATGCCTACTTCGTCGACAAGGACAGCAAGTCCTACAAGGCACCGTGGAACCAGCTGAAGAACATCCCGGAGGTCTACACACCGGCCGATACCGCCATCCAGACGCCGAATTCGGACACGCCTTACTCTTTCGTGGGCTTGGACCTGCGGGCCGAACCGATCGTGATCAGCGTTCCCAAGATCGAGAAGAGTCGCTACTACAGCGTCCAGTTCATCGACGCCTACACCTTCAACTTCGCCTACGTCGGTTCGCGGGCGACGGGTAACGACGCCGGCAGTTTTCTGATCGCCGGACCAAGTTGGAAGGGTGAGAAGCCTGCGGGAATCAAGCAGGTGATCCGGTCCGAAACGGACTTCGACATGGTCCTGTTCCGCACCCAGTTGTTCAACCCAGCGGACCTTGAAAACGTCAAGAAGATCCAGGCTCAGTACAAGGTGCAGCCGCTGTCGGCATTCCTTGGGACCTCCGCTCCCGCAGCCGCGCCGGCCGTCGATTGGGTCAAGCCACTGACCGAGGAGGAAGAGAAGAGTTCGCTGGAGTTCTTCAACGTCCTCAACTTCGTGCTCGGCTACTGCCCGGTCGATCCCACGGAAGTCGAACTCCGCAAACGCTTCGCCAGGATCGGGGTCGAGGGGGGCAAGAGATTCGATCCCGCGAAACTTTCGCCCGAGATGAAGGACGCCATCGAGATGGGCCGGATCGACGCATGGGAAGCCTTTGCCGGCGACGTCAAATTACTCGAAGTAGGAAAGATTACTTCCGGGGATTGCTTCGGCACCCGCGAGTATATGAAGAACAACTACCTCTACCGCTGGGTCGCCACCATCGGAATCTATGGCAACTCGAAACAGGAAGCCATGTATCCGGTCTATCGGGTCGATTCCGCCGGGGAACCGCTCCGCGGTGAAAACCGCTACACCCTGCATTTCGCCAACGGTGAATACCCGCCGGTCAAGGCCTTCTGGTCACTGACGATGTATGAGCTGCCGCAAAGCCTGCTGGTGGCCAACCCGATCAACCGCTACCTCATCAATTCGCCGATGCTTCCTGAATTGAAAAAGGACGCCGATGGTGGCCTGACGATTTACATCCAGCATGAATCGCCGGGCAAGGAACTGGAGGCCAATTGGTTGCCCGCACCGAAGGGCCCGTTTGCGATGTACATGCGACTCTACTGGCCAGCC
- a CDS encoding arylsulfatase: MNHRLRETSRALLLLVLLSSSSALQAQLQTTGTPGSAAATTTISGKQLPAPQPPGEGKTGPTVADSKTWWPPRVVPKKGAPNVLLIMTDDAGFGVTGTFGGVIPTPALDRVANNGLRYTQFNSTSLCSPTRAALLTGRNHHSVGFGVITELSTGYPGYDSIIGVDNGTIGQILKGNGYATSWFGKNHNTPSFAYSVAGPFDQWPSGMGFDYFYGFQGGETDQYTPYLFQDHTQIFPWRGKPDYNLSTDLADEAIARMKALQAANSDQPFFIYYAPGGTHSPHQPPTEWIEKFKGKFDMGWNKMREQIFANQKRLGLIPANTQLTPWPDALPEWESLSSDEKKLFARQAEVFAAFAAYTDDEIGRVIQQVEDLGELDNTLIFYICGDNGTSPEGTLLGTPNQHASFNGILDIPVADQLKLYDVWGSRETYPHMAVGWAWAFDTPFKYTKQVASHFGGTRQGMAISWPGHIDDIGGIRTQFHHMIDIMPTIMEAAGVNQPEEINGIAQKPIQGTSMAYTFKKENANAPSARKVQYFEMISNRGIYSEGWYANTVPPHGPWILNAAFPPIEDYKWELYNLNDDFSQNHDLAAENPEKLKEMQALFDQEAKKYNVFPLDNRQFARSMEPRPSMTVGKTEFTYQGVNPGMSDSNTANILGRSYTITAEVTVPDDGGNGMIVTAGGRFGGWGFYILKGVPVFGYNMLGLAQYRWAAKEPLTAGKHTLVYDYIYDGPGIAKGGAGTLKVDGVAVDSHEQPNSIAFIQVMDETFDVGVDTRTEINAKDYILPFDFTGSIDQLHIKLGPTQFTPAEQKQIKDAHDRVND, encoded by the coding sequence ATGAATCATCGATTACGCGAAACCTCAAGAGCCCTACTGCTCTTAGTTCTTCTTTCAAGCAGTTCCGCCCTACAGGCACAGCTGCAAACCACCGGCACGCCCGGATCCGCGGCTGCGACGACGACCATCAGCGGCAAGCAGCTTCCGGCTCCGCAACCACCCGGCGAAGGTAAAACCGGACCGACGGTCGCCGATTCAAAAACCTGGTGGCCACCACGCGTCGTCCCTAAAAAAGGAGCCCCCAACGTCTTGTTGATCATGACCGATGACGCCGGTTTTGGTGTCACCGGTACCTTTGGCGGTGTGATTCCAACGCCGGCCTTGGACCGAGTGGCTAACAACGGATTGCGTTACACGCAGTTCAACTCCACCTCGCTCTGTTCGCCCACCCGTGCGGCATTGCTCACGGGGCGCAACCACCATTCGGTAGGCTTTGGCGTGATCACCGAACTTTCCACCGGATACCCGGGTTACGACTCGATCATCGGCGTGGACAACGGGACGATCGGTCAAATCCTGAAAGGGAATGGATATGCCACATCCTGGTTCGGGAAAAACCACAATACACCATCGTTTGCCTACAGCGTGGCGGGGCCGTTTGATCAATGGCCTTCAGGAATGGGGTTTGATTATTTCTACGGCTTCCAAGGTGGCGAAACCGACCAATACACGCCCTACCTTTTCCAGGATCACACTCAAATTTTCCCGTGGAGAGGGAAGCCCGATTACAACTTGTCCACCGATCTGGCGGATGAGGCGATTGCCAGGATGAAAGCGCTCCAGGCCGCGAATTCCGACCAACCCTTCTTTATCTATTACGCACCGGGCGGAACCCATTCACCTCACCAGCCACCCACGGAATGGATTGAAAAGTTCAAAGGGAAGTTCGATATGGGGTGGAACAAGATGCGGGAACAGATCTTTGCGAATCAAAAGCGATTGGGTTTGATTCCCGCCAACACGCAACTGACACCTTGGCCGGATGCCCTTCCCGAATGGGAATCGCTTTCATCCGATGAGAAGAAATTATTCGCGCGGCAGGCGGAGGTGTTCGCAGCTTTTGCCGCCTATACCGATGATGAGATTGGCCGTGTGATCCAACAGGTCGAGGACTTGGGCGAGTTGGACAATACGTTGATCTTCTACATTTGTGGTGACAATGGAACCAGTCCCGAGGGCACACTCTTGGGAACGCCTAACCAACATGCGTCGTTCAACGGTATTCTCGATATTCCCGTAGCGGACCAATTGAAGCTCTATGATGTCTGGGGATCACGGGAAACCTATCCACACATGGCTGTCGGATGGGCCTGGGCATTTGACACGCCCTTCAAATACACCAAGCAGGTCGCATCCCATTTCGGAGGAACTCGTCAGGGGATGGCCATTTCCTGGCCAGGGCATATTGACGATATCGGCGGGATCCGGACCCAGTTTCACCACATGATCGATATCATGCCCACGATCATGGAAGCGGCCGGGGTGAATCAACCTGAGGAAATCAACGGCATCGCGCAAAAGCCAATTCAAGGCACCAGCATGGCATACACCTTTAAGAAGGAGAATGCGAACGCGCCATCCGCGCGCAAGGTTCAATACTTTGAGATGATTTCAAATCGTGGCATCTACAGTGAAGGCTGGTACGCCAATACGGTGCCTCCTCACGGACCATGGATTTTGAATGCAGCCTTCCCTCCGATCGAAGATTACAAATGGGAGTTGTACAACCTGAATGATGATTTCTCTCAAAACCACGACCTCGCCGCGGAAAACCCGGAGAAGCTGAAGGAAATGCAGGCACTCTTCGATCAGGAGGCCAAGAAATACAATGTGTTTCCTCTGGACAACCGTCAGTTCGCTCGTTCGATGGAGCCCAGACCGAGCATGACCGTTGGCAAGACCGAATTCACTTACCAAGGTGTGAATCCTGGGATGTCGGACTCAAACACGGCAAATATCTTGGGACGGTCTTACACGATCACAGCCGAAGTGACGGTGCCGGACGACGGTGGCAACGGCATGATCGTGACTGCCGGAGGCCGGTTTGGCGGATGGGGATTTTACATTCTAAAAGGTGTCCCCGTCTTCGGTTACAACATGCTGGGGCTCGCGCAATACAGATGGGCTGCAAAAGAACCGCTCACCGCAGGGAAGCACACTCTTGTCTATGACTATATCTATGATGGTCCGGGTATCGCAAAGGGTGGTGCCGGAACTCTGAAGGTGGACGGAGTGGCTGTAGATTCGCACGAACAACCCAATTCAATCGCGTTCATCCAGGTGATGGATGAAACCTTTGATGTGGGAGTGGATACACGGACCGAGATCAATGCGAAGGATTATATCCTACCGTTTGATTTCACCGGATCCATCGATCAGCTTCATATCAAGCTTGGCCCCACCCAATTTACTCCAGCCGAACAAAAGCAGATCAAGGATGCTCACGACCGCGTGAACGACTGA
- a CDS encoding DUF1254 domain-containing protein — translation MKLNIITLTLTATLAVGTAYGQDDPAREAAKTKAASIPAKVQTVAGELKYFDGVPIGNTNDLVYDYLTRSRALGVYLDNVGAVSIYSVLAGMAEQGADAPNKIAIWEQMMDSRTPVITSNTSTMYAYAPTDLAKDGPTVIEIPPGMLGFLDDAWQRFVGNMGVTGPDKGKGGKYLLIPPGYTGEIPDGYFILKPLTNRNFLFLRGSVKNGLKAAVENFKTGLKVYPLKDAANPAPTELVNMSGRTFSTIFPSNLEYFEILNNIVQAEPIDAVNPEVRGYMAAIGIVKGKPFNPDERMKKLLIEAATLGNAAGRSITYDPRIDGVKFYPDTKSQWVTAYANKNTSFEADGIMGLDARVLFYYNAGGVTPAMATPHVGAGSDYALAFLDQNEQPFDGSKTYKLHLPPNVPVNNFWAVTLYDTQTRCQLQTSQLFPTVGSLDKGIEKNEDGSYDVYFAPKAPEGKEGNWLATNPGKSWFCILRMYGPLEPRINKTWRPGEVELVNKPVGEGGLIEEIEEKLEKAIK, via the coding sequence TGGGAACAGCGTACGGACAAGACGATCCTGCCCGTGAAGCTGCAAAAACAAAAGCGGCATCGATCCCGGCCAAAGTCCAGACGGTCGCCGGTGAACTGAAATACTTCGATGGCGTGCCGATCGGCAACACCAACGACCTTGTCTATGACTACCTGACCCGCTCGCGCGCTCTCGGGGTTTACCTCGACAATGTCGGGGCGGTCTCGATCTATAGCGTCCTTGCCGGCATGGCGGAACAGGGGGCCGACGCCCCAAACAAGATCGCCATCTGGGAACAGATGATGGATTCCCGCACGCCGGTGATCACATCAAATACCTCCACGATGTATGCCTACGCTCCCACCGATCTTGCGAAAGATGGCCCGACCGTCATCGAGATTCCACCCGGCATGCTGGGATTCCTTGACGATGCTTGGCAACGCTTCGTCGGCAACATGGGTGTCACGGGGCCAGACAAAGGAAAGGGAGGCAAATACCTTCTGATTCCGCCTGGCTACACCGGGGAAATCCCAGACGGATATTTCATCCTGAAGCCGCTGACGAACCGGAACTTTCTGTTCCTGCGGGGCTCGGTGAAGAATGGTCTCAAAGCGGCGGTCGAGAATTTCAAGACTGGACTCAAGGTCTATCCGTTGAAAGATGCCGCCAATCCAGCGCCGACGGAACTCGTCAACATGTCGGGTCGCACGTTCAGCACGATCTTCCCGAGCAACCTGGAGTATTTCGAGATCTTGAACAACATCGTCCAGGCCGAGCCGATCGATGCGGTCAACCCGGAAGTGCGTGGGTACATGGCGGCGATCGGCATCGTCAAAGGCAAGCCGTTCAATCCCGATGAGCGGATGAAGAAGCTGCTCATCGAAGCGGCAACGCTCGGCAATGCCGCAGGACGCTCGATCACCTACGATCCGCGGATCGATGGAGTGAAGTTCTATCCCGATACGAAGAGCCAGTGGGTGACGGCTTACGCGAATAAGAACACATCGTTCGAAGCTGACGGAATCATGGGCCTCGATGCGCGGGTGCTGTTCTACTACAACGCCGGCGGCGTGACTCCCGCTATGGCAACGCCTCATGTCGGAGCCGGCTCCGACTACGCATTGGCATTCCTGGATCAAAACGAACAGCCATTTGATGGTTCGAAGACCTACAAGCTGCACCTGCCACCGAACGTGCCAGTCAACAACTTCTGGGCCGTCACTCTCTACGACACCCAGACCCGTTGCCAGCTGCAGACCAGCCAGCTGTTCCCCACCGTCGGCAGCCTGGACAAGGGAATCGAGAAGAATGAGGACGGCTCCTACGACGTCTATTTCGCACCGAAGGCCCCCGAGGGCAAGGAAGGCAACTGGCTTGCCACCAACCCTGGAAAAAGCTGGTTCTGTATCCTTCGCATGTACGGCCCACTTGAACCAAGGATCAACAAGACCTGGCGGCCTGGAGAGGTCGAACTGGTGAACAAGCCGGTCGGCGAAGGCGGCCTGATCGAGGAGATCGAAGAGAAGCTCGAGAAGGCGATTAAATAG